Proteins encoded in a region of the Zunongwangia endophytica genome:
- the uvrC gene encoding excinuclease ABC subunit UvrC has protein sequence MEIPALDVQLKTLPNSPGVYQYFDKNGKILYVGKAKNLKKRVTSYFTKRHDSHRIGVMVKKIHEIRHIVVSSETDALLLENNLIKKLQPRFNVLLKDDKTYPWICIKNERFPRVFPTRRLVKDGSEYYGPFTSFKTVNTLLDLIKGLYKLRTCNYDLAEDKIRDNKFKLCLEYHLGNCKGPCEGYQGEAEYNRNIDHIRQIVKGNFKDSLNQFREQMQEHAEKMEFEDAQRIKNKIEVLEGYQSRSTVVNPKINNVDVFSVISDEGYGYVNFLQLMHGSIIRSHTIEMKKKLDETDEELLELGITEIRQRFNSKSPEIYVPFKVDAGDDVKVTIPKLGDKRKIVELSQRNAKYFRQERFKQMKIVDPDRHVNRIMAQMKEDLRLNVEPRHIECFDNSNIQGTNPVAACVVFKNGKPSKKDYRKFNIKTVEGPDDFASMEEVVYRRYKRLLNEGEELPQLIIVDGGKGQLRSGVKALETLGLRGKIAIVGIAKRLEELFYPGDPIPLYLDKRSESLKIIQQLRDEAHRFGITFHRNKRSKAALNTELEAIKGIGEKTVVELLKSFRSLKRIKEAPEKSLADVVGSAKAKIVYDYYHAEPSD, from the coding sequence ATGGAAATACCTGCTCTGGATGTACAATTAAAGACTTTGCCAAATAGTCCCGGCGTTTATCAATATTTTGATAAAAACGGGAAGATACTTTATGTGGGTAAAGCTAAGAATCTTAAAAAAAGAGTTACTTCTTATTTTACGAAACGTCACGATAGTCATCGTATTGGTGTGATGGTAAAAAAGATTCATGAGATTAGGCATATTGTTGTTTCTTCTGAAACCGATGCATTATTATTAGAAAACAACCTCATTAAAAAACTTCAGCCGCGTTTTAATGTGCTGTTGAAAGATGATAAAACCTATCCCTGGATTTGTATTAAAAACGAGCGTTTTCCGAGAGTATTTCCAACCCGAAGACTTGTTAAAGACGGTAGTGAATATTACGGCCCTTTTACCAGTTTTAAGACTGTGAATACGTTACTCGATTTAATTAAAGGCTTGTATAAACTGCGAACCTGCAATTATGATCTTGCTGAAGATAAAATTAGAGATAACAAATTTAAATTGTGTTTAGAATATCATTTGGGTAACTGCAAAGGCCCATGTGAAGGCTACCAGGGCGAAGCAGAATACAATCGGAATATCGATCATATTCGCCAAATTGTAAAAGGAAACTTTAAAGACTCATTAAATCAGTTTCGAGAGCAAATGCAAGAGCATGCCGAGAAAATGGAGTTTGAAGATGCGCAACGAATAAAAAATAAGATTGAAGTTTTAGAAGGCTATCAATCCAGATCTACGGTGGTAAATCCCAAAATCAATAATGTAGATGTATTTTCTGTAATTAGTGACGAAGGCTATGGTTACGTGAATTTTCTTCAATTAATGCATGGATCGATTATCCGTTCGCATACTATAGAGATGAAGAAAAAGTTGGATGAAACCGATGAAGAATTATTAGAACTTGGTATTACTGAAATTAGACAGCGTTTTAATTCTAAATCTCCTGAAATTTATGTGCCTTTTAAAGTTGATGCCGGCGACGATGTAAAAGTTACGATTCCTAAATTAGGTGATAAGCGTAAGATTGTGGAACTGTCTCAGCGAAATGCTAAATATTTCCGTCAGGAACGATTTAAGCAAATGAAGATTGTCGATCCAGATCGCCATGTAAATCGTATCATGGCACAAATGAAAGAAGATCTTCGACTAAATGTGGAGCCAAGGCATATCGAATGCTTTGATAACTCTAACATCCAGGGAACAAATCCCGTAGCAGCCTGCGTTGTTTTTAAGAACGGAAAACCAAGTAAAAAAGATTATCGTAAATTTAATATCAAAACTGTTGAAGGGCCCGATGATTTCGCATCGATGGAAGAGGTGGTTTATAGACGCTATAAGCGATTGTTGAATGAAGGTGAAGAATTACCGCAATTAATTATTGTCGATGGAGGGAAAGGACAACTTCGCAGTGGTGTAAAAGCTTTAGAAACTTTAGGCTTGCGAGGTAAGATTGCCATTGTAGGTATTGCTAAACGTTTAGAAGAACTATTTTATCCTGGCGATCCAATTCCATTGTATTTGGATAAAAGATCGGAAAGCTTAAAGATTATTCAGCAATTAAGAGATGAGGCCCATAGATTCGGAATCACCTTTCACCGAAATAAAAGAAGTAAAGCCGCGTTAAATACAGAGCTGGAAGCTATAAAAGGGATTGGAGAGAAAACGGTGGTGGAATTACTTAAAAGCTTCAGATCGTTAAAACGTATCAAAGAAGCTCCAGAGAAATCACTGGCCGATGTTGTGGGAAGTGCTAAAGCTAAAATTGTTTACGACTATTATCACGCAGAACCATCAGATTAA
- a CDS encoding ATP-dependent zinc protease family protein, which yields MGESKKITIGRFDKADFPILDLEQISVKVDTGAYTSSIHCDEIIEKDDVLYCKFLDDEHDQYNGKEFIFKDYEIIYVRSSNGIIQKRYQIESKIKLFNKIYKISLSLSSRQEMRFPVLLGRKFLSSKFIVDPQLIDLSFNQQHQTDEY from the coding sequence ATGGGCGAAAGCAAAAAAATAACTATTGGTCGTTTTGATAAAGCAGATTTTCCTATTCTTGATCTTGAACAGATTTCAGTAAAAGTGGATACCGGTGCTTATACTTCTTCCATACATTGTGACGAAATTATTGAAAAAGATGATGTATTATATTGTAAATTTCTTGACGATGAGCATGATCAATATAATGGCAAAGAGTTCATTTTTAAGGATTACGAAATAATTTACGTTCGCAGTAGCAACGGCATAATCCAGAAACGTTACCAGATTGAATCTAAAATTAAGCTTTTTAATAAAATTTATAAAATTTCACTTTCTTTGTCCTCGCGCCAGGAAATGCGTTTCCCGGTTTTACTAGGGCGAAAATTCTTAAGCAGCAAGTTTATTGTAGACCCACAATTGATAGATTTATCATTTAACCAGCAACACCAAACAGATGAATATTAA
- the rimK gene encoding 30S ribosomal protein S6--L-glutamate ligase, whose protein sequence is MNIKILSRNSQLYSTRRLIEAAQKRKHTVEVVDPLKCDIVIERRNPNIYYKGNYIKDVDAIIPRIGSSVTFYGTAVVRQFEMMGAFTTTDSEALVRSRDKLRSLQVLSRAKIGLPKTVFTNYSRDVSGVISQVGGPPLVIKLLEGTQGVGVVLAETKNAAESVIEAFNGLQARVIVQEFIKEAKGADIRAFVVDGHVVGAMKRQGKEGEFRSNLHRGGSAESIELSDDEEIAAVKATKAMGLGVAGVDMLQSSRGPLILEVNSSPGLEGIEKATGKDIAKTIIRYIEKHA, encoded by the coding sequence ATGAATATTAAAATCCTTTCCAGAAATTCACAACTTTACTCAACAAGACGACTTATCGAAGCCGCCCAGAAACGCAAACACACGGTAGAGGTCGTAGACCCTTTAAAGTGTGATATTGTGATTGAAAGGAGAAACCCGAATATTTATTATAAGGGTAATTATATAAAAGATGTAGATGCGATTATCCCGAGAATTGGTTCTTCGGTTACTTTTTATGGTACTGCCGTAGTTCGCCAATTCGAAATGATGGGTGCATTCACCACCACAGATAGTGAAGCTTTGGTACGAAGCCGTGATAAGCTTAGAAGTTTACAGGTTCTATCTAGAGCCAAAATAGGACTTCCTAAGACGGTTTTTACAAACTATTCTAGAGACGTTTCTGGTGTAATTAGCCAGGTTGGTGGGCCACCGTTAGTAATTAAACTTTTAGAAGGAACACAAGGTGTGGGTGTTGTTCTTGCTGAAACCAAAAATGCAGCAGAATCTGTTATTGAAGCGTTTAACGGTTTACAAGCTCGTGTAATTGTGCAAGAGTTTATTAAAGAAGCTAAAGGAGCAGATATTAGAGCTTTTGTAGTAGATGGTCACGTAGTTGGGGCTATGAAACGACAAGGTAAAGAAGGTGAATTCCGTTCTAACCTGCATCGTGGTGGTAGCGCAGAATCTATAGAACTTAGTGATGACGAAGAAATTGCTGCGGTAAAAGCTACCAAAGCAATGGGTCTTGGTGTTGCTGGTGTAGATATGTTACAAAGTTCCCGAGGACCGCTTATTCTTGAAGTGAATTCTTCTCCCGGCTTAGAAGGAATCGAAAAAGCTACCGGAAAAGACATTGCTAAAACTATTATTCGATATATCGAAAAACACGCCTAA
- a CDS encoding 5-formyltetrahydrofolate cyclo-ligase — protein MNKHELRKKYKSLRLKLSTEVIEELSLEIANNLLKLDIWENEFYHLFLSIAEQKEVDTEFILHILQGKDKNVVIPRTDIEQNALINYLLTDTTKIKKNRWNIPEPVDGIEITPDKIDVVFVPLLAFDKTGHRIGYGKGYYDKFLSSCKTDIIKIGLSFYEAEDAFEDVYNSDIPLDYCVTPKQVYSF, from the coding sequence ATGAATAAGCACGAATTACGAAAAAAATACAAATCCTTACGATTAAAACTTTCTACGGAGGTTATTGAAGAACTCAGTTTAGAAATTGCCAACAATTTGCTGAAATTAGACATTTGGGAGAACGAATTTTACCATTTGTTTTTGAGCATTGCTGAACAGAAAGAAGTGGATACCGAATTCATCTTACATATTCTACAAGGGAAAGATAAGAATGTGGTGATTCCCAGAACTGATATTGAGCAAAACGCGCTGATTAATTATTTACTTACCGACACAACCAAAATCAAAAAAAATCGCTGGAATATCCCTGAACCTGTTGATGGTATTGAAATCACTCCAGATAAAATAGATGTCGTTTTTGTGCCGTTGCTAGCTTTCGATAAAACCGGACATCGAATTGGCTACGGAAAAGGATATTACGACAAGTTTTTAAGTTCTTGCAAAACCGATATTATTAAAATTGGGCTTTCTTTTTACGAAGCTGAAGATGCTTTTGAAGATGTTTATAACAGTGATATTCCGTTAGACTATTGCGTTACTCCGAAGCAGGTGTATAGCTTTTAG